The following proteins are encoded in a genomic region of Ctenopharyngodon idella isolate HZGC_01 chromosome 12, HZGC01, whole genome shotgun sequence:
- the LOC127523532 gene encoding FERM domain-containing protein 6 isoform X2, with product MKNQSRGLIVILPNNTKLNMTVGLKDRGQDVFNQMSELLGISDLHLFGLSVVKDLEQKLSLYLPKTWRKNTSKEEVVLSLKVQYFVENVQLILNSEARQLYYAELKGRVLRSECFELEGLYFQLAAYALQADLGDYEERNSAYFSPLGFFPFWIIQKRGNDYILEHTPTLHRELKGMSSSEAALLFMQEAYTLCDVPLTIYRLFKEKNKAQGYVLVYLTSRGLQTSEMLNGKQFLYDLPWSDIHSITFQGRKFDIRADGMREKKMVFYSFSVLHAISLLQHIRNSHRLHLNTKSLVMQLKEKNDRGTYKEMYITDGADLDMEDSDDELPPMKFLLDQKRTTDTTECGNVKDSDVSKGPCGLEMSVDEPEEMFVDDPEDILRLVELVEGVSVDGPLLLPISHWKGETRN from the exons ATGAAGAACCAAAGCAGAGGTCTGATTGTTATTCTGCCAAATAACACGAAACTAAACATGACTGTTGGG CTTAAGGACAGAGGTCAAGATGTGTTCAACCAGATGTCTGAGCTACTCGGCATCTCAGATCTTCACCTCTTTGGTCTGAGTGTTGTGAAGG ATCTGGAGCAAAAATTGTCCTTGTATCTCCCAAAGACCTGGAGAAAGAATACATCAAAG GAGGAAGTAGTTCTCTCTCTGAAAGTGCAGTACTTTGTAGAAAATGTTCAACTAATTCT TAACAGTGAAGCCCGCCAGCTGTATTATGCCGAACTGAAAGGAAGAGTTTTGAGATCTGAGTGCTTTGAGCTAGAAGGATTATACTTTCAGTTGGCTGCATACGCCCTGCAAGCTGACCTGGGAGACTACGAAGAACGAAACTCTGCATACTTTAGCCCACTGGGCTTTTTCCCTTTTTGG ATTATACAGAAGCGTGGGAATGATTATATACTGGAGCACACCCCAACCCTGCATAGGGAGCTTAAGGGAATGTCATCCAGCGAGGCTGCCTTACTTTTCATGCAGGAAGCATATACCTTGTGTGATGTGCCCCTCACCATCTACAGATTGTTcaaa GAAAAGAATAAAGCACAAGGTTATGTCCTCGTGTACTTGACTTCTAGAGGACTGCAGACCTCTGAG ATGCTGAATGGAAAACAGTTTCTATATGATTTGCCATGGTCAGATATTCATTCCATTACATTTCAG GGCAGGAAGTTTGACATCCGTGCTGATGGCATGCGTGAGAAAAAGATGGTGTTCTATAGTTTTTCTGTCCTTCATGCCATAAGCCTGCTCCAGCACATACGCAACAGTCACCGGCTGCATCTGAACACAAAGTCCTTAGTCATGCAGCTCAAGGAAAAAAACG ATAGAGGGACATACAAAGAGATGTACATCACTGATGGAGCTGATCTGGACATGGAGGACAGCGATGATGAGCTCCCACCAATGAAATTCCTCTTAGACCAGAAGCGAACCACTGACACCACTGAATGTGGAAATGTCAAAG ATAGTGATGTTTCAAAGGGCCCTTGCGGCTTAGAGATGAGTGTTGATGAGCCAGAAGAAATGTTTGTAGATGACCCTGAAGACATCCTGCGTTTAGTTGAGCTGGTGGAGGGTGTATCTGTGGATGGTCCTTTACTTCTGCCAATTTCTCATTGGAAAGGTGAGACCAGGAATTAG
- the LOC127523532 gene encoding FERM domain-containing protein 6 isoform X1, with amino-acid sequence MKNQSRGLIVILPNNTKLNMTVGLKDRGQDVFNQMSELLGISDLHLFGLSVVKDNQLLFLDLEQKLSLYLPKTWRKNTSKEEVVLSLKVQYFVENVQLILNSEARQLYYAELKGRVLRSECFELEGLYFQLAAYALQADLGDYEERNSAYFSPLGFFPFWIIQKRGNDYILEHTPTLHRELKGMSSSEAALLFMQEAYTLCDVPLTIYRLFKEKNKAQGYVLVYLTSRGLQTSEMLNGKQFLYDLPWSDIHSITFQGRKFDIRADGMREKKMVFYSFSVLHAISLLQHIRNSHRLHLNTKSLVMQLKEKNDRGTYKEMYITDGADLDMEDSDDELPPMKFLLDQKRTTDTTECGNVKDSDVSKGPCGLEMSVDEPEEMFVDDPEDILRLVELVEGVSVDGPLLLPISHWKGETRN; translated from the exons ATGAAGAACCAAAGCAGAGGTCTGATTGTTATTCTGCCAAATAACACGAAACTAAACATGACTGTTGGG CTTAAGGACAGAGGTCAAGATGTGTTCAACCAGATGTCTGAGCTACTCGGCATCTCAGATCTTCACCTCTTTGGTCTGAGTGTTGTGAAGG ACAATCAACTGCTTTTCCTAGATCTGGAGCAAAAATTGTCCTTGTATCTCCCAAAGACCTGGAGAAAGAATACATCAAAG GAGGAAGTAGTTCTCTCTCTGAAAGTGCAGTACTTTGTAGAAAATGTTCAACTAATTCT TAACAGTGAAGCCCGCCAGCTGTATTATGCCGAACTGAAAGGAAGAGTTTTGAGATCTGAGTGCTTTGAGCTAGAAGGATTATACTTTCAGTTGGCTGCATACGCCCTGCAAGCTGACCTGGGAGACTACGAAGAACGAAACTCTGCATACTTTAGCCCACTGGGCTTTTTCCCTTTTTGG ATTATACAGAAGCGTGGGAATGATTATATACTGGAGCACACCCCAACCCTGCATAGGGAGCTTAAGGGAATGTCATCCAGCGAGGCTGCCTTACTTTTCATGCAGGAAGCATATACCTTGTGTGATGTGCCCCTCACCATCTACAGATTGTTcaaa GAAAAGAATAAAGCACAAGGTTATGTCCTCGTGTACTTGACTTCTAGAGGACTGCAGACCTCTGAG ATGCTGAATGGAAAACAGTTTCTATATGATTTGCCATGGTCAGATATTCATTCCATTACATTTCAG GGCAGGAAGTTTGACATCCGTGCTGATGGCATGCGTGAGAAAAAGATGGTGTTCTATAGTTTTTCTGTCCTTCATGCCATAAGCCTGCTCCAGCACATACGCAACAGTCACCGGCTGCATCTGAACACAAAGTCCTTAGTCATGCAGCTCAAGGAAAAAAACG ATAGAGGGACATACAAAGAGATGTACATCACTGATGGAGCTGATCTGGACATGGAGGACAGCGATGATGAGCTCCCACCAATGAAATTCCTCTTAGACCAGAAGCGAACCACTGACACCACTGAATGTGGAAATGTCAAAG ATAGTGATGTTTCAAAGGGCCCTTGCGGCTTAGAGATGAGTGTTGATGAGCCAGAAGAAATGTTTGTAGATGACCCTGAAGACATCCTGCGTTTAGTTGAGCTGGTGGAGGGTGTATCTGTGGATGGTCCTTTACTTCTGCCAATTTCTCATTGGAAAGGTGAGACCAGGAATTAG